In one window of Episyrphus balteatus chromosome 3, idEpiBalt1.1, whole genome shotgun sequence DNA:
- the LOC129914984 gene encoding kinesin-related protein 4-like: MPLLTPHVPKGLIELMKDLAKEVLRDKPENIYEFAIVHFEKLILERDGRLDKGYEEFTAFENFFDGQQRFAVPSNCGYICQKPIKIQAIPQPRKSKADIMASFQAMESINEEDVLAPAPEAENPYADEKYQNAIYVIQRYFRRYVARKKENEGNPNQTQVEESQTLSAFTAAIIIQRTMRRLFSNKIKLKKDKDLGTALAAATTAAAVAAAATVKLVQDDVDNVSEAASYTSSSTIQMLADGQEGRENRLASAQSRRQREEVSDGDGDEDGENGVGVDVVGAVADFSSIEFKEPTQDVEELEPPSSSSVEPAEAAATLAVVAADDEDDEKEHSHSSVAMATEADRKSIADENGNTTVIPEETTNPASASTTDDTSTAHNIGILSTKIGSNYNHQNLTNTKTHNEIDTNTSRTSQPPPTTTQIYNTKQQLLHQIIPAGLSVPLNSPQFSSSMTTSSSSSLLGATPTKSPHLEETQETLTVHRFHDYGNGNANENENPNGKTNDASLPPPYFQGDGRIRKFDSDTGGESLKIYDVFYHQDTSINDQEFSDSLNESTMEKDSLEPEELDADSLESNENVMHHHMSEIVKRDAKQDDGSLYGDKNDDEEKEQEEDDNDNDNAQSMQKFIEIERVPTYLYGIHPARTPVVERRNKSRNCEEAQSKVPDDEKKYLEVTVDSKTPDEKSEENSLESKGSTSEESSVTQIENNLQHQQSEIENKGSKLNEVSDNDGKVPTKSPESQEKLLNIEQKASSLIPEEALLRENEINLEKSNEMVNHKVEESGQNALEMSSSQAFDGTVTSCEDVNQQNETNLSLNNGPSSSNSHIKSNSETTRLENETILEVGTKSFEAESANAKQEANESEKTLNSCDNMKENDLVPSVKSNSEKLIDSERETLPKNTEESNFHQENHLKLVSLDSNQSECDVEDSKDEVEKFICNESISPNSKSSEDQPKIQTHIEKISTQLTDDESARMKPASQSEALKNEEDCIEDQTKIHTHTENNPIHLSNDDSEMMKTSKNEEDIVEDHLKIHTQNEKNITNLPDDGSEIIKSAGQSAPLKNGEDMLEDQPKIQNDIANKSIHLSDENSESMKTADVLKSDEAIIEDQLKIQTHIENNASHLSDKDSETINIAGQSEALKNDEDIVLQEQHKENIEKYVESSSKDIKTESIQNSVLETSLNSKTIEDQNKNLLDHDQEIESQLQELQNLNDDLHPVENAHHVMSADTKNDNISQHNGKNNMEDSFNQSNELKITNETKNNEDSTIKISKNPPTEILNSSNIAEDELSKLNASANSKISDSNQIEKSEDYSTEKCQNTHKEEECNVIEVDKTELNDLSEASKETIEEEDNQISKEKVMPEEDKKHKEKSLKSDSQSEEDVDKIFKDNSKEGELEMKLGTTNNLVSLKETNEGADAKVSQKAPSMHSNMEETEELKEDQTTLRKNSNEDTNFIKGLNYKEKISDANLVEISKTITEDHQSDIKTKEDHHLSVENTGNQKKNTLKGEDPDKESHENEKENTKLFDSEDLHATQDQDKALKLTGKDQTSNECTSLDFNIEENRIKTLKENEAAERSILEKAKSNEGIASDITSENIEDSLNKKILTGILNETNMPISSETNEETNKQNEDVQEKTLADKEVSSEMKETEAENDKEIEEPKPSSNNSPNNTDPEKENTFQGTSPSNDNIFNEPHSLKKPDNIDSIPSASPENIGCDGSSAETSADFSSIGKDLEFFEDTIKYLKNATEHLGGMEDVFDSKKVDSSNVSKDTDILNNSAVLIQSAFRGYQIRRELKELEKINEFENGSRKKRSLDQEESSSDSNEEKNVKAAIKIQSAYRGHRVRKNLKEKPNKETTESIEDLQSPSRHILASNSLKSQIPVAVIHPTKYSNSSEEDKTEKVAGIRNTTTSRNSFNSNQKNSKTSPHKTTSLKRQKPIPQHRRKVQKKSMNKHL; encoded by the exons atgcctCTATTAACTCCCCATGTCCCCAAAGGACTCATAGAACTTATGAAAGACCTTGCCAAAGAGGTCCTTCGAGATAAGCCGGAAAACATCTATGAATTTGCTATAGTTCACTTCGAGAAACTAATTCTCGAACGTGATGGCCGATTGGATAAAGGTTATGAAGAATTTACAGCGTTCGAGAATTTCTTTGATGGACAACAACGTTTTGCTGTACCGTCAAATTGCGGTTACATATGCCAGAAGCCAATCAAAATCCAAGCCATTCCTCAGCCGAGAAAATCAAAGGCCGATATAATGGCAAGCTTCCAGGCAATGGAATCGATTAATGAGGAGGATGTCCTGGCACCAGCGCCAGAAGCCGAGAACCCTTATGCCGATGAGAAGTACCAAAATGCGATCTATGTCATTCAACGGTACTTCCGAAGGTATGTGGctagaaagaaagaaaatgagGGTAACCCTAACCAGACTCAGGTCGAGGAGTCCCAGACCCTTTCAGCATTCACTGCGGCCATAATTATCCAAAGGACAATGCGAagacttttttcaaataaaataaaacttaagaaGGATAAGGACTTGGGCACTGCTTTAGCAGCGGCGACTACAGCCGCCGCAGTCGCCGCTGCTGCCACCGTCAAACTTGTCCAGGACGATGTGGATAATGTATCGGAGGCGGCATCTTACACATCATCGTCTACAATACAAATGCTGGCCGACGGCCAAGAAGGAAGGGAAAATCGATTGGCATCGGCACAAAGTCGACGACAACGTGAGGAGGTTTCAGATGGCGATGGCGATGAAGATGGTGAGAATGGTGTTGGTGTCGATGTTGTTGGCGCCGTTGCTGACTTTAGTTCGATTGAGTTCAAAGAACCAACGCAGGACGTTGAAGAACTAGAACCACCATCGTCGTCATCAGTAGAACCAGCTGAAGCAGCAGCAACGTTGGCGGTGGTAGCTGCTGACGATGAAGATGATGAGAAGGAACATTCGCACTCGTCCGTGGCAATGGCAACGGAAGCAGATAGAAAATCAATAGCTGATGAGAATG gAAACACAACAGTCATTCCTGAAGAAACAACAAATCCTGCATCAGCATCAACTACTGAT GATACTAGTACTGCACATAATATTGGCATATTATCAACCAAAATTGGCAGCAATTACAACCACCAAAATTTAACCAACACAAAAACTCACAATGAGATTGATACAAATACAAGTAGAACGAGTCAACCACCGCCCACCACAACCCAAATTTACAATACAAAACAGCAACTATTGCACCAAATAATTCCAGCTGGCTTAAGTGTGCCCTTGAATTCACCACAATTTTCATCGTCAATGAcgacgtcgtcgtcgtcgtcattgcTTGGAGCAACTCCAACCAAATCACCTCATTTGGAAGAAACTCAAGAAACTTTAACGGTCCATCGCTTTCACGATTATGGAAATGGCAAtgcaaatgaaaatgaaaatcccAATGGCAAGACCAATGATGCATCATTGCCACCGCCTTATTTTCAGGGTGATGGCCGAATTAGAAAATTCGATTCTGACACTGGTGGAGAGTCCTTGAAAATCTACGATGTATTCTATCATCAGGACACCTCCATCAATGACCAGGAATTTTCAGATAGCTTAAATGAAAGCACAATGGAAAAGGACTCACTTGAACCTGAAGAATTGGATGCTGATTCATTGGAGTCAAATGAGAATGTGATGCATCATCATATGAGTGAAATTGTTAAAAGGGATGCTAAACAGGATGATGGTAGTTTGTATGGAGATAAGAATGATGATGAGGAAAAGGAGCAGGAGGaagatgataatgataatgacaATGCACAAAGTATGCAGAAGTTTATTGAAATTGAGAGAGTTCCAACTTATTTGTATGGAATTCATCCAGCACGCACACCTGTAGTTGAGAGGAGAAATAAAAGTAGGAATTGTGAAGAGGCTCAAAGTAAAGTACCTGATGATGAAAAGAAGTATTTAGAAGTGACAGTGGATAGTAAAACTCCAGATGAGAAATCAGAAGAGAATTCATTGGAATCGAAAGGTAGCACTTCGGAGGAGTCAAGTGTGacacaaattgaaaataatttacaaCACCAGCAGAGTGAGATAGAAAATAAAGGAAGCAAATTGAATGAAGTGTCTGATAATGATGGAAAAGTACCAACAAAAAGTCCTGAAAGTCAAGAGAAGCTGTTGAATATTGAGCAGAAGGCAAGTTCTTTAATACCAGAAGAAGCTTTGCTACGTGAAAACGAAATAAATTTAGAAAAGTCAAACGAAATGGTGAATCACAAGGTAGAAGAGAGTGGTCAAAATGCACTGGAAATGTCAAGCAGTCAAGCATTCGATGGGACAGTAACTTCCTGTGAAGATGTAAATCAGCAAAATGAGACAAATTTGTCATTAAATAATGGACCATCAAGTTCCAATTCACATATAAAAAGTAACAGTGAAACTACTAGGCTCGAAAATGAAACAATTTTGGAAGTAGGAACAAAAAGCTTTGAAGCAGAGTCAGCAAATGCCAAACAAGAGGCAAATGAATCAGAAAAAACTTTGAACAGCTGTGACAATATGAAAGAAAACGATCTAGTACCTTCAGTTAAATCAAATTCTGAAAAACTTATCGATTCTGAAAGAGAAACCTTGCCTAAGAACACTGAAGAATCAAATTTTCATCAAGAAAATCATTTAAAGCTGGTTTCTTTGGATTCCAATCAGTCTGAATGTGATGTTGAAGATTCTAAAGATGAAGTTGAGAAATTTATATGTAATGAGAGTATTTCACCGAACTCTAAATCGAGTGAAGATCAACCGAAGATACAAActcatattgaaaaaatttctaCCCAATTAACTGATGATGAAAGTGCAAGAATGAAGCCTGCTAGTCAATCTGAAGCTTTGAAAAATGAGGAAGATTGTATTGAAGATCAAACGAAGATCCACACTCACACTGAAAATAATCCTATACATTTGTCTAATGATGATAGTGAAATGATGAAGACTTCGAAAAATGAGGAAGATATTGTTGAAGACCATTTGAAGATCCATACTCAGAATGAGAAGAACATTACAAATTTACCTGATGATGGCAGTGAAATTATTAAATCTGCGGGTCAATCTGCACCTTTGAAAAATGGTGAAGATATGCTTGAAGATCAACCGAAGATTCAAAATGATATAGCAAACAAATCTATACATTTGTCTGATGAAAACAGTGAAAGCATGAAGACCGCTGATGTTTTGAAAAGTGATGAAGCTATTATTGAAGATCAGTTGAAGATACAGACTCATATTGAAAACAATGCTTCACATTTATCTGATAAAGACAGCGAAACAATAAATATTGCTGGTCAATCTGAAGCTTTGAAAAATGATGAAGATATTGTATTACAAGAACAACATAaagaaaatatcgaaaaatatGTAGAATCTTCTTCAAAAGATATAAAAACCGAGTCTATTCAAAATTCAGTATTGGAAACAAGTTTAAACTCAAAAACAATTGAAGATCAAAATAAGAATCTGCTAGATCATGATCAAGAAATTGAATCACAATTGCAAGAACTTCAAAACCTTAATGACGATCTTCATCCTGTTGAAAATGCTCATCATGTAATGTCTGCAGATACCAAAAATGACAATATTTCCCAACATAATGGTAAAAATAATATGGAGGATTCCTTTAACCAATCAAATGAGTTGAAGATCACAAATGAAACCAAAAATAATGAAGATTCTACAATTAAAATTTCTAAGAACCCACCTACAGAAATATTGAACAGTTCTAATATTGCGGAAGATGAATTATCTAAACTCAATGCTTCTGCCAATTCTAAGATTTCTGATTCAAATCAAATAGAGAAAAGTGAAGATTATTCAactgagaaatgtcaaaatacGCATAAAGAAGAAGAATGTAATGTAATCGAAGTTGATAAAACAGAATTAAATGATTTATCGGAGGCATCTAAAGAAACAATTGAAGAAGAAGATAAtcaaatatcaaaagaaaaagttatgCCAGAAGAAGATAAAAAGCATAAAGAGAAATCATTGAAATCAGATAGCCAAAGTGAAGAAGATgttgataaaattttcaaagataATTCAAAAGAAGGAGAACTAGAAATGAAGTTGGGTACTACTAATAATTTGGTATCTTTGAAGGAAACCAATGAAGGTGCCGATGCTAAAGTAAGTCAAAAAGCTCCAAGTATGCATTCAAATATGGAAGAAACTGAAGAACTCAAAGAAGATCAGACCACATTAAGAAAGAATTCAAATgaagatacaaattttatcaaaggcttaaattataaagaaaaaatttctgACGCAAATCTTGTAGAAATATCAAAAACAATCACTGAAGATCATCAAAGtgacataaaaacaaaagaagatCATCATCTTTCAGTAGAAAATACtggaaatcaaaagaaaaatactttgaaaGGAGAAGATCCTGACAAAGAAAGTCATGAAAACGAAAAAGAAAATACCAAGTTATTTGATAGTGAAGATCTTCACGCTACACAGGATCAAGATAAAGCATTGAAACTGACTGGCAAAGATCAGACTTCAAATGAATGTACttctttagattttaatatagAAGAAAATCGTATAAAGACCTTAAAGGAAAATGAAGCAGCAGAAAGAAGTATTTTAGAAAAAGCAAAATCGAATGAAGGCATTGCTTCAGATATTACATCAGAAAATATTGAAGACTCGTtaaataagaagattttgactggtattttaaatgaaactaaTATGCCCATAAGCTCAGAAACTAATGaagaaacaaataaacaaaatgaagaTGTTCAAGAGAAAACTCTTGCTGATAAAGAAGTTTCCTCAGAAATGAAAGAAACAGAAGcagaaaatgacaaagaaaTTGAAGAACCTAAACCAAGTTCTAATAACTCTCCAAATAATACCGACCCagagaaagaaaatacttttcaAGGCACTTCTCCTTCAAATGACAATATCTTCAACGAACCACATTCACTGAAGAAACCTGATAATATTGATTCAATTCCATCAGCATCACCGGAAAATATTGGTTGTGATGGAAGTAGTGCTGAAACTTCAGCAGACTTTTCAAGTATTGGAAAAGATTTGGAATTCTTTGAAGACACAattaaatatttgaagaatGCTACAGAACATTTAGGTGGAATGGAAGATGTCTTTGATTCAAAAAAGGTTGATTCTAGCAATGTTTCGAAAGATACAGATATATTAAATAATTCAGCAGTATTGATTCAAAGTGCTTTTAGAGGCTATCAGATTCGAAGGGAATTAAAAGAATTGGAAAAgataaatgaatttgaaaacggTTCCCGAAAGAAACGTTCATTAGATCAAGAAGAAAGTAGTTCAGATTCAAATGAAGAGAAAAACGTTAAAGCAGCAATAAAGATTCAAAGTGCTTATAGAGGTCACCGAGTCAGAAAAAATCTTAAGGAAAAACCAAATAAAGAAACAACAGAAAGTATAGAAGATCTTCAATCACCATCAAGACATATACTAGCAAGCAATTCACTAAAAAGTCAGATTCCGGTGGCAGTTATTCATCCTACAAAATATTCTAATTCTTCAGAAGAagataaaacagaaaaagtTGCAGGAATAAGGAACACGACAACTTCAAGAAACTCCTTCAATTCTAATCAGAAGAATTCTAAAACTTCACCACACAAAACAACTTCTTTGAAAAGACAAAAGCCA ATCCCTCAACATCGCAGAAAAGTTCAAAAGAAGTCAATGAACAAACATTTGTAA